CGCCGGACGGCGCAGCGTCGTTCGGGTGGTTCGCCTACGCCCCGCTCAACGGCGCCGTGCACTCGCCCGGCGCGGGCGGCGACCTGTGGATCATGGGCCTGGTCGTCACCGGTGTGAGCACCACCCTCGGCGCGGTCAACTTCATCACCACGATCCTGTGCCTGCGGGCGCCCGGGATGACCATGTTCCGGATGCCCGTCTTCACCTGGAACGTGCTCTTCACTTCGGTCCTGGTCCTGCCGGCGTTCCCGGTGCTGACGGCGGCGCTGCTGGCGCTGGAGGCGGACCGGAAGTTCGGCGCGCACGTCTTCGACGCGGCGAACGGCGGGGCCGTGCTGTGGCAGCACCTCTTCTGGTTCTTCGGCCACCCGGAGGTGTACATCGTCGCGCTGCCGTTCTTCGGCATCGTCACCGAGATCATCCCGGTCTTCAGCAGGAGGCCGGTCTTCGGCTACGTCGGCATGGTCGGGGCGACGATCGCCATCACGATGCTGTCGGCCGTGGTGTGGGCGCACCACATGTTCGCCACCGGGGCCGTGCTGCTGCCGTTCTTCTCGCTGATGTCGTTCCTGATCGCGGTGCCGACCGGGGTGAAGTTCTTCAACTGGATCGGCACCATGTGGCACGGCTCGCTCTCCTTCGAGACGCCGATGCTGTGGGCCGTGGGGTTCATGGTGTCGTTCCTGCTGGGCGGCATGAGCGGGGTCCTGATCGCCTCCCCGCCGCTCGACCTGCACCTCACCGACTCGTACTTCATCGTCGCGCACCTGCACTACGTGCTCTTCGGCACCGTCGTCTTCGCGATGTTCGGCGGCTTCTACTTCTGGTGGCCCAAGTTCACCGGCAGGATGCTCGACGAACGGCTCGGGAAGGTCCACTTCTGGACGCTCTTCGCCGGCTTCCAGACCACGTTCCTCGTCCAGCACTGGCTCGGCGAGTCCGGCATGCCCCGCCGCTACGCCGACTACCTGCCCGCCGACGGCTTCACGGTGCTCAACACCGTCTCCTCCCTCGGCGCCGCGCTGCTCGGGCTCTCCACGCTGCCGTTCCTCTACAACGTCTGGCACACCGCCCGCCGCGGCGAGCGTGTGCGGGAGGACGACCCGTGGGGCTACGGGCGCGGCTTGGAGTGGGCGACGTCCTGCCCGCCGCCCCGGCACAACTTCACCGCCCTGCCTCCCGTCCGTTCCGATTCCCCCGCCTTCGACCTGCACCACCCGGAGTTCCCCCGGCTGGGCACCGCGGGACGACGACGTGACGGACGGCCGGGGGCCGGCGCGGAACCGGCGGGGAGGTCGACCGGGCGGTCGACGGGAGGACCGACCGGAAAGGGGTCGTGGCTGTGAAGACCGAGGCCCTTCTCTTCGCCGGTGTCGCCGCCTTCTTCGCCGTCACCGGTACCGTCTACGGCTGGCTCTCCGCCGACCCGGCCGGCACCAGTGCCCTGGCCCTGGCCTTCCTGATGGCGGCGCTGGTCGCGTTCTTCCTGACCGTGCAGTACCGGCGCCGCGGGCTGCGGCCGCAGGACCGGGCGGACGCGGAGGTCGTGGACGGCGCCGGTCCGGTGGAGTTCTTCCCGCCGCACAGCCCCTGGCCGATCACCGCGGCCGCCGGCTTCACCGTCCTGTGCCTCGGTGTGGTCTTCGGGCTCTGGCTGTTCCTGCTGGGTCTGGGCCTGCTCAGCCACGGGGTGTTCGGGATGGTGTTCCAGTACGCGAACCGGTCGGAGTCCCGGTAGCGGTGCCGCCCGTGCGGTCCTCCGCGTAGCCGCCGCTCACCGACTGCCGTATCTCGCCGGTCTCCTCGCCCTCGGCTGAGGGCCAACTCGCCCAGCAGGAACGACCAGTGCTCCGGGAACGCCTTGCGCAGCAGGCCCCCGCCCTCCGACGCGGGCAGCCGTCTGTCCAGCGCGCTCACGATCCGGTCCGTCACCCTGTGCCCGGGTGGCGGACCGGCGACCGCGGGCCTGCGGTCACCGTCCGCCCCGGGGCCCCTCGTATCCACCGCCCCACGGCCCACCCCGCCCCGGGATGAAGGACCGTCCGCGCCTGCCGCCTTCCAGGCGCGAGCCGCGGCCCGAGCCCGCCTCATAGGAGAGAACACCGCCCCCGGGTAACCCCGGCCCGCGTCCGGAAACCGAAGGTCACCGTCCACTCACATCCGTCCGCCGCGTCTTTCGGCCGGGGCGGACGGGGTACTCGCTGCGGTCTCCGTGAATGTGATCGGTGCGGCACGGGAGCGCCGCGGAGAACGTGAGGTGGTGGAAGAGAGCAATGCCACGTCCGGTGTGGAGCGGCACGCTGACCTTCGGTCTGGTGTCGCTGCCCGTCAGTCTCTACTCGGCCACCGACCGTCACACGATCCGCTTCCACCAGCTCCAGCGCGGCACGTCGGACCGGGTGCGCAACCGCCGGGTCAACGAGCGGACCGGCAAGGAGGTCGCCCTCGACGACATCGTCAAGGGCTTCGACGCGGGCGGCGAGTACGTGGTCGTCGAACCCGAGGAGCTCGACGACATCGCTCCGGGCCGTTCCCAGGCGCTGGACGTCAGCGGCTTCGTCGACCTGTCGGACATCGATCCCGTCTACTTCGACAGGACCTACTACCTGGGCCCCAGGGGCGAGGGCGAGACGAAGGCGTACGCCCTGCTCGTGAAGGCGCTGGCACGGTCCGGGAAAGTGGCCGTCGGGACGTTCGTGATGCGCAGCCGCGAGTACCTGGTGGCCGTGCAGGCGCAGGGGGACACCCTGACCCTGCACACGCTGCACTGGGCCGACGAGGTCCGCGACCCGCGGCGGACCGTGGAGGACGGGGACGGCCGTCCCCGGGTCCAGGAGCGCGAGCTGAAGACGGCCGAGCAACTGATCGAGAGCCTCAGCATGGACTGGGACCCCGGCGAGTTCCGGGACACCTACGAGGAGCGGGTCGCGCGACTCGTCGAGGCCAAGCAGAAGGGCGAGTCCGTCGAGAAGGCCGAGTCCCCGGCGGACCCGACCAACGTCGTCAACCTGATGGACGCCCTTCAGGCCAGCGTCGACGAGGCGAAGGGCGGCCGCCGCGGCGGCGGTCGCACCCCGGGCGGAAGGGCCGGCACCCGAAAGGCCGCCGGCCGGCGCAGCACGGAGCGGCGCGAGGACGCCGGGAAGCGGCCAGGCACCCGCGAGGAACTCCAGGCCCTGACCAAGGACCAGCTCTCCAAGCGCGCCTCCGACGCGGGAGTGTCCGGCCGCTCCTCGATGAACCGCGCCGAGCTCATCGAGGCCCTGAGCGGCGGCGGGGGCCGGCGGACCGCGTCCTGAGCGGGCCGCTCCCACCGGGGAGTCACCAACCGCGCCGCCCCGGGGCCCGCAAGCCGGCGCGTCAGGGCGGCTCAGCGGGGCACCCGGCATTCGAAGGACCTCTTCCCACGGGCGTCGGACCGCAGACGCCGTGGGTGTGGACACGAAGGAGGAGTGACCCATGCCGGCCGGATCTGACAAGAAGCGGGAACGGCAGTACGAGCGCATCAAGGAGGGTGCCGAGAAGCGCGGGACGAGCACGGCCCGGGCCAAGGAGATCGCCGCCCGCACCGTGAACAAGCAGCGCGCCCGCAGCGGCGAGGCCCGCCGGGCGAGCCGCACCTCCACGCGCGACATGTCGGCCTACGAGCGAGGCGGCCGGCGCTCCCACGAGGGTCCCCAGGGCCCGACCAAGGCCCAGCTCTACAACGAGGCCAAGCAGCGCAACATCAAGGGCCGCTCCAGCATGACGAAGCCCGAGTTGCAGCGCGCCCTGGGCCGCTGAACCCGTCCGGGAGCTCGGACCGCGCACCCGCGGGTGCTGCTCGCCGCTCCCGGCGGTGAGCAGCCCCGTTTCGTTTTGTGTACTGCCGCGGCCCAACTCGTTCGTTCGACGTGCCGCTACGCGTAGGGGATGAGGGCAGCGTGACAGTAGACGGAACCGTCCGTCGGCTGTCTCACCAGAAAACGGACCCCTCACTTATGCAAGAGGACGACTGCCAGCGTGTGATCGCGGCCCTCCAGCAGGAGGTCGCCCAGATGAAGGAGGCCCTCGTCTCGCACGCTGTCGTCGACCAGGCGATCGGCGTCGTGGTGACCTTCGGCGGCGTGCGGCCGCAGACCGGATGGGACGTCCTCAAGGAGGTCTCCCAGCACACCAACACCAAGCTGCGCGAGGTGGCGGAGTACCTCGTGCGGTGGCCGCACTGCCTGTGGCTTCCCCCGGACATCCGCCACACCCTGGACGCCGCGCTGGTGCGCAGGGACGCGCTCCTCGTCCTGCCGGCACAGGCGTCCTCGCAGCCGCCGTCCCGGACAGCCTCCCCGGCGGCCTTCCAGGAGCCCGAGTGCTGCGCATGAGCCGGGGGCGGCCGGGGTGTTCGTTCCGTGGACGGCGGTGGCGCCCCTTCCCCCGGCGCCGTCGAAGCCCGCGCGCGATCGGGCCCCTTCGCCTCGCCCGCTCAGCCGTGCAGCGTGCCGG
The nucleotide sequence above comes from Streptomyces sp. TS71-3. Encoded proteins:
- the ctaD gene encoding cytochrome c oxidase subunit I, which encodes MTTGTGAADAPSGGGRPTGVGAGRALLRWANTTDHKVIGGLYMATAFGFFLFAGVLAMLMRAELARPGLQLVTTDQYDQLFTVHGTVMMLLFATPMFAGFANAVMPLQIGAPDVAFPRLNALSYWMYLFGGLTVVSGFLTPDGAASFGWFAYAPLNGAVHSPGAGGDLWIMGLVVTGVSTTLGAVNFITTILCLRAPGMTMFRMPVFTWNVLFTSVLVLPAFPVLTAALLALEADRKFGAHVFDAANGGAVLWQHLFWFFGHPEVYIVALPFFGIVTEIIPVFSRRPVFGYVGMVGATIAITMLSAVVWAHHMFATGAVLLPFFSLMSFLIAVPTGVKFFNWIGTMWHGSLSFETPMLWAVGFMVSFLLGGMSGVLIASPPLDLHLTDSYFIVAHLHYVLFGTVVFAMFGGFYFWWPKFTGRMLDERLGKVHFWTLFAGFQTTFLVQHWLGESGMPRRYADYLPADGFTVLNTVSSLGAALLGLSTLPFLYNVWHTARRGERVREDDPWGYGRGLEWATSCPPPRHNFTALPPVRSDSPAFDLHHPEFPRLGTAGRRRDGRPGAGAEPAGRSTGRSTGGPTGKGSWL
- a CDS encoding cytochrome c oxidase subunit 4; this encodes MKTEALLFAGVAAFFAVTGTVYGWLSADPAGTSALALAFLMAALVAFFLTVQYRRRGLRPQDRADAEVVDGAGPVEFFPPHSPWPITAAAGFTVLCLGVVFGLWLFLLGLGLLSHGVFGMVFQYANRSESR
- a CDS encoding Ku protein, with the translated sequence MPRPVWSGTLTFGLVSLPVSLYSATDRHTIRFHQLQRGTSDRVRNRRVNERTGKEVALDDIVKGFDAGGEYVVVEPEELDDIAPGRSQALDVSGFVDLSDIDPVYFDRTYYLGPRGEGETKAYALLVKALARSGKVAVGTFVMRSREYLVAVQAQGDTLTLHTLHWADEVRDPRRTVEDGDGRPRVQERELKTAEQLIESLSMDWDPGEFRDTYEERVARLVEAKQKGESVEKAESPADPTNVVNLMDALQASVDEAKGGRRGGGRTPGGRAGTRKAAGRRSTERREDAGKRPGTREELQALTKDQLSKRASDAGVSGRSSMNRAELIEALSGGGGRRTAS
- a CDS encoding plasmid stabilization protein translates to MPAGSDKKRERQYERIKEGAEKRGTSTARAKEIAARTVNKQRARSGEARRASRTSTRDMSAYERGGRRSHEGPQGPTKAQLYNEAKQRNIKGRSSMTKPELQRALGR
- a CDS encoding ANTAR domain-containing protein; the protein is MQEDDCQRVIAALQQEVAQMKEALVSHAVVDQAIGVVVTFGGVRPQTGWDVLKEVSQHTNTKLREVAEYLVRWPHCLWLPPDIRHTLDAALVRRDALLVLPAQASSQPPSRTASPAAFQEPECCA